A single genomic interval of Vibrio gallicus harbors:
- a CDS encoding 4-phosphoerythronate dehydrogenase, translating to MKIVIDENMPYAKELFEQLGEVIPLSGRTICADDLIDVDGLMIRSVTKVNAELLSKANKLKFVGTATAGYDHLDQQALEAKGVHYTHAPGCNKVGVAEYVVSCLMVLAQQQGFSIFDKTVGIVGAGQVGSYLAKCLQGIGIKVLINDPPAQQNGDSRDFTDLDSLLEQADVISMHTPITKQGEFATHHLIDEQKLTALRGDQILINAARGPVVDNQALKARLQQQDGFTAVLDVFEFEPQVDMDLLPLLAFATPHVAGYGLEGKARGTTMIFNSFCEHIGSDLSASANDLLPQAPVPKMQLSREWDEATLHNLTQLIYDVRKDDALFRREIAKPGSFDKMRKQYWDRREYGAVTVSGAKGDNLGQLELLGFKVEETQ from the coding sequence ATGAAAATTGTTATTGATGAAAATATGCCCTATGCCAAGGAACTGTTTGAGCAACTTGGAGAGGTAATTCCATTGTCAGGGCGCACTATCTGTGCCGATGATCTTATTGATGTCGATGGTTTAATGATCCGCTCTGTAACCAAGGTGAATGCCGAGTTGTTATCAAAGGCAAATAAGCTCAAGTTTGTTGGAACGGCAACCGCAGGCTATGACCATTTGGATCAACAAGCACTTGAAGCTAAGGGGGTTCATTATACGCATGCTCCAGGTTGTAATAAGGTTGGGGTGGCAGAATATGTCGTGTCTTGCCTTATGGTGTTAGCGCAACAACAAGGCTTTTCCATTTTCGATAAAACGGTTGGTATCGTTGGGGCGGGGCAGGTGGGAAGCTACTTAGCAAAATGCTTACAAGGTATTGGTATTAAGGTACTGATTAACGATCCACCGGCACAACAAAATGGCGATAGCCGAGATTTTACAGACCTTGATAGCCTACTTGAACAAGCGGATGTTATCTCAATGCATACCCCGATCACCAAGCAAGGGGAGTTCGCAACGCATCATTTGATTGATGAGCAGAAACTCACCGCATTGCGAGGCGATCAAATATTGATCAATGCTGCACGTGGTCCTGTAGTTGATAACCAAGCGTTGAAGGCGCGCTTGCAACAGCAAGACGGTTTTACCGCTGTGCTGGATGTATTTGAATTTGAGCCACAGGTTGATATGGACCTGCTGCCGCTGCTTGCATTCGCGACACCGCACGTTGCAGGCTATGGTTTAGAAGGTAAGGCGCGTGGTACTACCATGATTTTCAATTCATTTTGTGAGCATATTGGTAGTGACCTATCGGCTAGCGCAAATGATTTGCTACCTCAAGCGCCAGTGCCAAAGATGCAGTTATCTCGAGAGTGGGATGAAGCAACACTGCACAATTTGACTCAGTTGATCTATGATGTGCGCAAAGACGATGCTCTATTTAGAAGAGAGATAGCCAAACCGGGCTCTTTCGATAAGATGCGTAAGCAGTATTGGGACCGCCGAGAATATGGCGCGGTAACTGTATCGGGAGCCAAGGGCGATAACTTAGGTCAATTAGAGCTACTAGGATTTAAAGTTGAGGAAACGCAATGA
- the fabB gene encoding beta-ketoacyl-ACP synthase I: protein MKRVVITGMGIVSSIGNNVEEVLESLKTGKSGIESSEQFKENGLRSQVWGSLKMNPAEHIDRKQMRFMGEAAAYAFISMEQAIADSGLAPDQVSNDRTGIVAGSGGASSKNQVLAVDTLRAKSVKRVGPYQVTRTMGSTVSACLATPFKIRGVNYSMSSACSTSAHCIGHAAELIQLGKQDVVFAGGGEELDWTLTMMFDAMGALSTKYNDEPTHASRTYDANRDGFVISGGGGMMVIEELEHALARGAKIYGEIVGYGANSDGYDMVAPSGEGAVRCMKMALQDVDKIDYINTHGTSTPVGDVKELGAIQEVFAGNSPAISATKAMTGHALGAAGVHEAIYTTLMLEHGFVAPSVNIDELDAAAEGLDIVTEMREQELNTVMSNSFGFGGTNATLVIKKFEG from the coding sequence ATGAAACGAGTCGTGATCACTGGTATGGGTATTGTCTCAAGTATCGGTAACAACGTCGAAGAAGTACTTGAGTCTTTAAAAACTGGTAAATCCGGTATCGAATCTTCAGAGCAGTTCAAAGAAAATGGACTTCGCTCTCAGGTTTGGGGCAGTCTAAAGATGAACCCAGCTGAGCACATCGACCGTAAGCAAATGCGTTTCATGGGCGAGGCCGCAGCGTATGCATTTATTTCAATGGAGCAAGCGATCGCAGATTCAGGTCTAGCACCGGATCAAGTGTCTAATGACCGCACTGGTATCGTAGCTGGCTCTGGTGGCGCATCTTCTAAAAACCAAGTTTTAGCGGTAGATACACTACGAGCAAAAAGCGTGAAGCGTGTTGGTCCTTATCAAGTTACTCGTACTATGGGCTCAACCGTATCCGCTTGTCTGGCTACGCCATTTAAAATTCGCGGCGTAAACTACTCTATGAGCTCAGCATGTTCGACTTCAGCTCACTGTATCGGCCACGCGGCTGAGCTTATCCAACTGGGTAAGCAAGATGTCGTGTTCGCTGGTGGTGGTGAAGAGCTTGATTGGACATTGACTATGATGTTTGATGCGATGGGCGCTCTATCAACTAAATATAACGATGAGCCTACTCACGCTTCACGTACCTATGATGCTAACCGCGATGGTTTTGTTATCTCTGGCGGCGGCGGCATGATGGTTATCGAAGAGCTTGAACACGCCCTTGCGCGTGGCGCAAAAATCTATGGTGAGATCGTAGGTTACGGCGCTAACTCTGATGGCTATGACATGGTTGCTCCATCTGGTGAAGGCGCTGTGCGCTGCATGAAGATGGCGCTACAAGATGTAGACAAAATTGACTACATTAATACTCACGGCACATCAACACCGGTTGGCGATGTGAAAGAGTTGGGCGCTATCCAAGAAGTGTTTGCTGGCAATAGCCCTGCAATCTCAGCAACTAAAGCGATGACAGGCCACGCACTAGGTGCGGCGGGTGTGCATGAAGCTATTTACACTACCTTGATGCTAGAGCACGGCTTTGTTGCACCAAGCGTTAATATTGATGAGCTAGATGCAGCAGCAGAAGGCCTTGATATTGTGACTGAGATGCGTGAGCAAGAGCTTAATACTGTTATGTCTAACAGCTTCGGCTTTGGCGGTACTAACGCCACGCTAGTTATCAAAAAATTTGAAGGCTAA
- the mnmC gene encoding bifunctional tRNA (5-methylaminomethyl-2-thiouridine)(34)-methyltransferase MnmD/FAD-dependent 5-carboxymethylaminomethyl-2-thiouridine(34) oxidoreductase MnmC produces the protein MSKIKYAQLEWNETGTPISEHFDDVYFSNQDGLAETRYVFLTQNHIPTRWQTHAESRFVVAETGFGTGLNFLALWQEFNQFRQTNPDAALTQLHFISFEKFPVTRSDLEKAHQTWPELAELATELRAQYPDALPECHRLILADGAITLDLWFGDIKDCLPKVPTYSNGIVDAWFLDGFAPSKNPEMWNQDLFNGMAKLAKQDCSVATFTAAGFVRRGLIEAGFAMQKVKGFGIKREMLAGCMEHKAPFCNISPMFARATSPQRAHDIAIIGGGVASAALALALHRRGSKVTVYCKDQSAAQGASGNQQGALYPLLTPELGNVSKLFGNGFLFARRFYDNASQSIELDHDWCGVTQLMWHEKETKKLNKLMQGQFPDSLVKHLDAEQTDHAVGLGCGFESLYYPAGGWLSPQQCTQNLLDSLGVLRHSHMVQGLTQLENDNWQLSTTQGVFEHQLVIVANGHSFDQFSQTESLPLGKVKGQVSHIPSNDTLGPLKSVLCYDGYMTPKNQKQNTHCIGASYDTSNLNTDFDVNAQQQNRQKLVDCLPSQQWPLAIDVSDNHSRQGVRCVSRDHLPFVGNVGQLPEIKQSFANLSKGEKELAQPLSQYQGLYCLLGLGSRGLTSAPLVAELLASQIHQHPLPVSIEILEALHPSRMWVRKLRKGRPITSPNTV, from the coding sequence ATGAGCAAAATTAAATACGCACAACTGGAGTGGAACGAAACTGGCACCCCTATTTCGGAGCATTTTGACGATGTTTACTTCTCCAACCAAGACGGTTTGGCAGAGACACGTTACGTTTTCCTCACTCAAAACCATATCCCCACACGATGGCAAACCCATGCTGAGTCTCGCTTTGTCGTGGCCGAGACCGGGTTTGGCACTGGACTTAATTTCCTTGCGTTATGGCAAGAGTTTAATCAATTTAGACAAACGAACCCCGATGCCGCTTTAACGCAATTACATTTTATTAGTTTTGAAAAATTTCCTGTCACTCGCTCAGATCTAGAAAAAGCGCACCAAACCTGGCCTGAATTAGCCGAACTGGCTACGGAGCTACGCGCACAATACCCAGATGCGCTTCCTGAATGCCATCGTTTAATTTTGGCCGATGGCGCAATCACCCTTGACCTGTGGTTTGGTGATATTAAAGATTGCCTGCCAAAAGTACCCACCTACAGCAACGGCATTGTCGATGCGTGGTTCTTAGATGGTTTCGCTCCCAGTAAAAACCCTGAGATGTGGAACCAAGACCTATTTAACGGCATGGCAAAGCTGGCTAAGCAAGATTGCAGCGTAGCGACTTTTACCGCGGCGGGTTTTGTTAGACGTGGGCTAATTGAAGCTGGTTTTGCGATGCAAAAAGTAAAAGGCTTCGGTATTAAGCGAGAAATGCTTGCCGGATGCATGGAACATAAGGCTCCTTTTTGCAATATATCGCCTATGTTCGCACGCGCCACTTCACCACAAAGGGCGCACGACATCGCGATTATTGGCGGCGGAGTTGCCAGTGCGGCCTTAGCGCTTGCGCTACATCGAAGAGGCTCAAAGGTGACCGTCTATTGCAAAGACCAAAGCGCGGCGCAAGGTGCATCAGGGAATCAACAAGGCGCGCTATACCCGCTACTTACCCCGGAACTAGGCAATGTATCCAAGTTATTTGGTAATGGTTTCCTATTCGCGAGACGATTTTATGACAATGCCTCTCAATCTATTGAGCTAGACCATGACTGGTGTGGCGTAACACAGTTGATGTGGCATGAAAAAGAAACCAAAAAACTTAATAAGCTAATGCAAGGGCAGTTTCCCGATAGCTTGGTCAAACACCTAGATGCTGAGCAAACCGATCACGCTGTGGGATTAGGCTGTGGATTCGAATCTTTATATTATCCGGCTGGCGGCTGGCTATCACCTCAGCAATGCACCCAAAACCTATTAGATAGCCTAGGGGTGCTACGTCATAGCCATATGGTGCAAGGCTTAACCCAACTTGAAAATGACAACTGGCAACTCTCGACGACTCAAGGTGTATTTGAACACCAGCTTGTTATTGTGGCTAATGGGCATAGCTTTGACCAATTTAGTCAAACCGAGTCTCTGCCACTAGGTAAAGTCAAAGGCCAAGTAAGCCATATTCCAAGCAATGACACCCTAGGTCCACTAAAAAGTGTGCTGTGCTACGATGGCTACATGACTCCGAAAAATCAAAAGCAAAATACCCACTGCATTGGCGCAAGCTATGATACTAGCAACCTAAACACCGATTTCGACGTCAATGCGCAACAGCAAAATAGACAGAAATTAGTAGATTGTTTACCTAGTCAGCAATGGCCACTTGCTATCGATGTATCCGACAATCACTCGCGACAAGGGGTGCGTTGTGTATCACGCGATCATCTCCCATTTGTTGGCAATGTCGGTCAACTACCTGAAATAAAGCAAAGTTTCGCCAACCTCAGTAAAGGTGAAAAAGAGTTAGCTCAGCCATTATCACAATATCAGGGCTTATATTGTCTGTTAGGATTAGGCTCTCGTGGTCTAACTAGTGCACCACTGGTGGCAGAATTGTTAGCCTCACAAATTCACCAGCACCCTCTTCCAGTATCAATAGAGATATTAGAAGCACTGCACCCAAGTCGGATGTGGGTCAGAAAACTTCGCAAGGGAAGACCCATCACATCACCTAACACGGTGTAA
- a CDS encoding NADPH-dependent FMN reductase has translation MKIIAFGASTSSTSINKTLAAYTANLVPDADVEVLDLQDFTSPLFSEDMEKEIGTSEAAQRWLAKMGRADAIVVSFAEHNGTYTAAYKNLFDWATRIERNVFQNKPVVYLATSPGPGGAQNVLNTAVNSAPYFAADLKASLSIPSFYDVFDVDSNQFKEAELAQKLVQVASSLTQS, from the coding sequence ATGAAGATTATTGCCTTTGGTGCAAGTACCAGTTCGACCTCCATTAATAAAACCCTCGCCGCTTATACGGCAAACCTGGTGCCAGATGCCGATGTTGAGGTGTTGGATCTACAAGATTTCACATCACCACTATTTAGTGAAGATATGGAAAAAGAGATAGGCACGTCGGAAGCCGCTCAGCGCTGGTTAGCCAAAATGGGACGTGCGGATGCCATTGTGGTTTCTTTTGCTGAGCACAATGGAACCTATACTGCAGCCTATAAAAACTTGTTTGATTGGGCGACTCGTATTGAGCGCAATGTTTTTCAAAATAAACCCGTTGTGTATCTTGCTACATCACCAGGGCCAGGTGGCGCGCAAAATGTATTGAATACCGCCGTGAACTCAGCGCCATACTTTGCCGCTGATCTGAAGGCATCTCTTTCGATACCGAGCTTTTATGATGTGTTTGATGTAGACAGTAATCAGTTTAAGGAAGCAGAACTTGCGCAAAAGCTGGTGCAAGTTGCCAGTTCCTTAACTCAATCATAA
- a CDS encoding YfcL family protein — protein sequence MILQLEEQLLEYIDQQVVTASDDELFAGGYLRGHISLAAADCESEAIFDVAEFKLKIEQSLKAAQAELTPADRVIVSDMWDSLSHMLS from the coding sequence ATGATTTTACAGCTAGAAGAACAATTGCTTGAGTACATTGACCAACAGGTTGTGACCGCTTCGGATGATGAACTCTTTGCCGGGGGATACTTACGTGGACACATCTCTTTGGCTGCGGCTGACTGTGAAAGTGAAGCGATTTTTGATGTGGCCGAGTTTAAGCTTAAGATTGAACAAAGCCTTAAGGCTGCTCAGGCTGAATTGACTCCAGCAGATAGAGTGATAGTGAGCGATATGTGGGATAGCTTGTCCCATATGCTATCTTAA
- a CDS encoding elongation factor P hydroxylase, translated as MSHKIEHLIDIFDTTFFELYQTRLVSGDDEPIYLPADQTYACHRIIFAHGYYASALHEIAHWCVAGPKRRELEDFGYWYEPDGRDQQTQSEFERVEIRPQAYEWILARSAGFRFQVSCDNLNGDFEPDRVTFTAKVRQEVIKILQSGLPKRVQMLSNALRHFYDVPPLTEQDFKAI; from the coding sequence ATGTCCCATAAAATAGAACACCTGATCGATATCTTCGACACCACTTTTTTTGAACTCTATCAGACTCGCCTTGTAAGCGGTGATGATGAGCCTATCTATCTTCCTGCTGACCAAACCTATGCCTGCCACCGCATTATTTTTGCCCATGGCTATTATGCGTCTGCGTTACATGAGATAGCTCACTGGTGCGTCGCCGGTCCCAAGCGAAGAGAGCTAGAGGATTTTGGATATTGGTATGAACCGGATGGTCGAGATCAGCAAACTCAGTCCGAATTTGAGCGTGTTGAAATCCGTCCTCAAGCGTATGAATGGATTCTAGCGCGTAGCGCGGGTTTTCGTTTTCAGGTGAGTTGCGACAACCTCAATGGCGATTTTGAGCCAGATCGCGTTACATTTACCGCCAAGGTTCGCCAAGAGGTGATCAAGATCTTACAATCAGGATTGCCAAAACGCGTACAAATGCTGTCTAATGCGTTGAGGCATTTTTATGACGTGCCACCTCTCACAGAACAAGATTTTAAGGCCATCTAA
- a CDS encoding nucleotidyltransferase family protein → MATTVNGAFNELMSNHVNLDAGQVKTARVSRNWLIEQLNELSDDNNDFPTLYKEVHMGFGSFARSTKKRELDDIDYLLCMNAKGVTYADYGDVVYMHVPETAAPFNNLTHPDSNLLNSARVINRFIKHLNDVPQYEKAEIKRNQEAATLQLQSYPWNFDIVPCFLTSVNEHGKSYYLIPDGQGHWKKTDPRIDKERTTRVNQLRDGHVLQVIRAMKYWNKRPTMASMGSYLLENMILDYYENHSATQWVDLEVKRLLAHIRDNIFNSVNDPKGIQGNINNLTPEQKNSIYLRASEDYDKAVEAVDNESSNPAYAISKWISVFGVNFPTYG, encoded by the coding sequence ATGGCGACGACAGTGAATGGTGCTTTCAATGAGCTCATGTCAAATCATGTCAATCTTGATGCGGGACAAGTGAAAACTGCGCGTGTTAGTCGGAATTGGTTAATAGAGCAACTGAATGAACTCTCTGATGACAACAACGACTTTCCAACCCTGTACAAAGAAGTGCATATGGGGTTTGGTTCTTTTGCTCGTTCAACCAAGAAGCGGGAACTCGATGATATCGACTACTTGCTTTGCATGAACGCTAAAGGGGTGACTTACGCTGATTACGGTGATGTTGTCTATATGCATGTCCCAGAAACCGCAGCACCTTTCAACAACCTTACACACCCTGACAGCAATCTGTTGAACTCTGCCAGAGTGATAAATCGCTTTATTAAGCACTTGAATGATGTGCCACAGTATGAAAAAGCCGAAATCAAGAGAAACCAAGAGGCTGCAACTCTTCAACTACAGTCATATCCTTGGAACTTTGATATTGTTCCTTGTTTCTTAACCTCAGTAAACGAGCACGGTAAGTCATATTATTTGATACCAGATGGTCAAGGCCATTGGAAGAAGACAGACCCACGGATTGATAAGGAAAGAACAACGAGGGTCAATCAACTGCGTGATGGTCACGTACTTCAGGTTATTAGAGCTATGAAGTATTGGAACAAGCGTCCAACAATGGCTTCTATGGGGTCTTACCTGCTTGAAAATATGATATTAGATTACTATGAAAACCACTCGGCGACACAATGGGTGGATTTAGAAGTTAAGCGTCTCTTAGCTCATATCCGAGACAATATTTTCAACAGTGTTAATGACCCAAAAGGGATACAAGGCAATATCAACAATTTGACCCCAGAGCAAAAGAATTCCATCTATTTGCGTGCTTCTGAAGACTACGATAAGGCGGTTGAGGCTGTTGACAATGAGAGCAGCAACCCTGCTTATGCCATAAGTAAATGGATAAGTGTTTTTGGCGTTAACTTTCCAACTTATGGGTGA
- a CDS encoding S-4TM family putative pore-forming effector → MNGINVRQNEPESIDKLAAQKQIYSDAKVLQGCYLFLSVPVIMLLNMLVKPVLMNDVLGLGWNNDLTNFIAIFALALTISELAWLKPTISKLKEKAAKIQEDFDCYVYELEWNDILCCNKPSGTDVREFSDKYVSKGKSRGAFDNWYTSDVEQVSKVKGILLCQNENLGWDVIQREKFVKAIIWISVVSFILSCGVAIYLAFTVKSFILNAVIPSLPLICYAITNYYENREAIESKKRLKSAAKKVEGMGAPTMKYARNIQNLIFLNRSTNSLIFDWYYDWHKNTNQRGVSYATGQLVKKLI, encoded by the coding sequence ATGAACGGAATCAATGTACGCCAAAACGAGCCAGAATCCATTGATAAACTGGCTGCTCAAAAGCAAATTTACAGCGATGCTAAGGTGCTGCAAGGCTGTTATCTATTTCTGTCAGTGCCTGTGATTATGCTGCTAAACATGTTGGTTAAGCCAGTGTTGATGAACGATGTTTTAGGGCTTGGTTGGAACAACGACTTAACAAACTTTATTGCCATATTTGCTCTGGCTCTAACTATCAGTGAATTGGCATGGCTAAAACCTACCATATCTAAGCTGAAGGAGAAGGCTGCAAAGATACAAGAAGACTTTGACTGCTATGTTTATGAACTTGAATGGAACGACATCCTATGCTGTAACAAACCTAGCGGTACTGATGTAAGAGAGTTTTCGGACAAATATGTGTCGAAGGGCAAGTCTAGAGGTGCGTTTGATAATTGGTACACTTCCGATGTGGAACAAGTGAGCAAGGTTAAAGGTATTCTCCTATGCCAAAATGAAAACCTAGGTTGGGATGTCATTCAGAGAGAAAAGTTTGTTAAGGCTATCATCTGGATTTCGGTCGTAAGTTTCATCTTGAGCTGCGGTGTTGCTATTTACTTAGCTTTCACAGTTAAGTCATTCATCCTCAATGCGGTGATTCCTAGCCTCCCTCTGATTTGCTATGCAATAACTAATTACTATGAAAATCGAGAAGCAATTGAGAGTAAAAAGCGGCTTAAGTCAGCAGCCAAGAAGGTTGAAGGAATGGGCGCTCCAACTATGAAGTACGCCCGAAACATTCAAAATCTGATTTTCCTAAACAGATCAACGAACAGTCTCATATTTGATTGGTATTACGATTGGCATAAAAAC